In Nocardia asteroides, the following proteins share a genomic window:
- a CDS encoding CPBP family intramembrane glutamic endopeptidase — translation MNRDSWSATTNSVLRRRISTAERSSVTDVAWFFAIAIGLCYALSVPMVFRLVSTDFDNLIVPILQLTPLLAATIMWLARRPGTFRETFATGWQGTPTWAGIGIGLITVIAAIQTAVALAFGIWPLNPLDEILVATVWIIPVFLMQSLFAIGEEFGWRGWLATRAASWGFWPLAFVSGAVWIVWHLPVLAVIGDRPAWDIVIYFAGMLPWAPLLLALRWRSGSVWPAVMTHGAINSVRVYLLQSVPDATDHLLIEVIGWMLTLAATLWLMRTNPVPVVQGATEARALPHLGVDDDPASRRR, via the coding sequence ATGAACCGAGATTCCTGGTCTGCGACGACGAATTCTGTTCTGCGTCGCCGGATTTCGACTGCTGAAAGATCGAGTGTCACCGACGTCGCGTGGTTCTTCGCAATCGCCATCGGGCTGTGCTACGCACTGTCCGTGCCGATGGTCTTTCGGCTCGTTTCCACGGATTTCGACAACCTGATCGTTCCGATTCTTCAACTGACCCCGCTGCTCGCAGCGACCATCATGTGGCTGGCCCGACGACCCGGAACGTTCCGGGAGACCTTCGCCACCGGGTGGCAGGGCACACCCACCTGGGCAGGCATCGGCATCGGCCTCATCACCGTGATCGCCGCCATCCAGACCGCCGTCGCACTGGCATTCGGAATCTGGCCGCTCAACCCCCTGGACGAGATCTTGGTGGCGACGGTCTGGATCATTCCGGTGTTCCTCATGCAGTCGCTCTTCGCCATCGGCGAGGAGTTCGGCTGGCGCGGCTGGCTGGCCACCCGTGCCGCGTCCTGGGGATTCTGGCCGCTGGCCTTCGTCAGCGGTGCGGTCTGGATCGTCTGGCACCTGCCGGTGCTCGCCGTCATCGGCGATCGCCCAGCGTGGGACATCGTCATCTATTTCGCGGGCATGCTGCCGTGGGCGCCACTGTTGCTGGCACTGCGCTGGCGGTCGGGGAGTGTCTGGCCGGCGGTCATGACGCACGGCGCTATCAACAGTGTCCGGGTGTACCTCCTGCAATCGGTGCCCGACGCGACAGATCATCTGCTCATCGAAGTGATCGGCTGGATGCTGACTCTCGCGGCCACATTGTGGTTGATGCGCACGAACCCGGTGCCGGTTGTCCAGGGCGCCACC
- a CDS encoding response regulator, whose translation MSIRVVVADDQDLVRAGLVLILGAQPDLEVVGEAADGLAALDLATRLRPDVLLVDIRMPGLDGIEVTRRLAGSGVTRPLAVIVITTFDLDEYVLGALRAGARGFLLKDAGPELLVQAIHAAADGDALIAPNVTRRLLATFADQAPVVPVQPVDPLTEREEEVLALVARGRTNAEIATELFVGLSTVKSHVASLMGKLGARNRVEIAMWAYDTRRVRAD comes from the coding sequence ATGAGCATCCGCGTGGTCGTGGCCGACGACCAGGACTTGGTCCGGGCGGGGCTGGTGCTGATCCTCGGCGCGCAGCCCGACCTCGAGGTCGTGGGGGAGGCGGCAGACGGGCTCGCCGCGCTCGATCTGGCGACCAGGCTGCGCCCCGATGTCCTCCTGGTCGACATCCGCATGCCCGGCCTCGACGGCATCGAGGTGACGCGACGCCTGGCCGGAAGCGGCGTCACGCGCCCGCTGGCGGTCATCGTGATCACCACCTTCGACCTCGACGAATACGTCCTCGGCGCCCTCCGTGCCGGCGCGCGCGGGTTCCTGCTCAAAGACGCGGGGCCGGAGCTCCTCGTCCAAGCCATCCACGCAGCCGCGGACGGGGACGCGCTGATCGCGCCCAACGTCACCCGCCGACTGCTGGCGACCTTCGCCGACCAGGCGCCGGTGGTGCCGGTCCAGCCCGTCGACCCGCTCACCGAGCGCGAGGAGGAGGTGCTCGCGCTGGTGGCCCGCGGCCGGACCAACGCCGAGATCGCCACCGAACTCTTCGTCGGACTGAGCACGGTCAAGTCCCACGTCGCCTCGCTGATGGGCAAGCTCGGCGCCCGCAACCGCGTCGAGATCGCGATGTGGGCGTATGACACCAGACGCGTGAGAGCCGATTAG
- a CDS encoding sensor histidine kinase, with protein sequence MVTVRRPLWDEPRPADAPPIGRLDWLLVGVFAAAASVESIVRPGLAWRPLVAVLALALIPALLWRRSRPLTAVLVGWGVAGLLSVLQLATHAGDLGLYSSMAVLILLYSLARWGSGREIVVGIAFVTAVVALGMYASSAGWADVFGGSVLLLLVVALAAVFRYRADLWHRQQREIRNQERVALARELHDTVAHHVSAIAVQAQAGRVVAAGQPEKAAEILAAIESEASRTLAEMRSMVRVLREDEAAAYAPQPGVADLPTLARADATLTVEVSLDGSSTRLPRPVDAALYRLAQESLTNAVRHARSATRVGIAVRREGDTVRLRVNDDGTTEPGRVPEPGFGLLGMAERAQLLGGSLSAGPGPEGGWVVEAVLPVAESA encoded by the coding sequence GTGGTCACAGTCCGACGCCCCCTCTGGGACGAGCCGCGGCCCGCTGACGCCCCACCGATCGGTCGTCTCGACTGGCTGCTGGTGGGCGTGTTCGCGGCCGCCGCCTCCGTCGAGAGCATCGTGCGGCCGGGCTTGGCTTGGCGTCCACTGGTGGCGGTGCTCGCACTGGCGCTGATCCCGGCCTTGCTGTGGCGGCGAAGCCGACCCCTGACGGCCGTCCTGGTCGGGTGGGGAGTCGCCGGGCTGCTCTCGGTCCTGCAGCTGGCCACGCATGCCGGGGACCTCGGCCTCTACTCCTCGATGGCCGTCCTGATCCTGCTCTACTCGCTGGCGCGGTGGGGCTCGGGACGGGAAATCGTCGTGGGGATAGCGTTCGTGACAGCCGTCGTCGCGCTGGGGATGTACGCCTCCTCCGCGGGCTGGGCCGACGTCTTCGGTGGCAGCGTCCTCTTGCTGTTGGTCGTCGCTCTGGCGGCGGTGTTTCGCTATCGCGCGGACCTCTGGCATCGCCAACAGCGCGAGATCCGCAATCAGGAGCGGGTGGCGCTGGCGCGCGAGCTGCACGACACCGTGGCCCACCACGTCTCGGCCATCGCGGTGCAGGCGCAGGCCGGTCGCGTGGTCGCCGCCGGCCAGCCGGAGAAGGCCGCCGAGATCCTGGCCGCCATAGAGTCCGAAGCGTCACGAACATTGGCGGAGATGAGATCGATGGTGCGGGTGCTGCGTGAGGACGAAGCGGCCGCCTACGCGCCGCAGCCGGGTGTCGCGGACCTGCCCACCCTGGCGCGCGCCGACGCGACGCTCACCGTCGAGGTCTCCCTGGACGGCTCGTCGACCCGGCTGCCACGGCCGGTGGACGCCGCGCTCTACCGGCTCGCGCAGGAATCGCTGACCAACGCCGTACGGCACGCCCGCAGCGCGACCCGCGTCGGGATCGCCGTGCGCCGCGAGGGCGACACGGTGCGACTGCGGGTCAACGACGATGGCACGACCGAGCCGGGGCGAGTCCCGGAGCCCGGATTCGGCCTGCTGGGCATGGCCGAACGCGCCCAGCTCCTCGGCGGATCGCTGTCCGCGGGGCCCGGGCCCGAAGGCGGTTGGGTGGTCGAGGCCGTGCTGCCCGTGGCGGAGTCGGCATGA
- a CDS encoding DUF6326 family protein, which translates to MSTRHPTTALQDQPMPVRAKLAAAWTSFMFLYAYVDILNFYTPGVIQEILDGKVFEFDLSQTFSTTALTLMAVPIFMIVLSTTLPAAVSRIANLVVASLYLPVTAFNATGESWLLFYGLGVVLEVILLVLILRYAWTWPRIALPATTPNPATVRAQQQA; encoded by the coding sequence ATGAGTACACGTCACCCCACCACCGCCCTGCAAGACCAGCCGATGCCGGTGCGAGCCAAGCTCGCCGCGGCATGGACCAGCTTCATGTTCCTGTACGCCTACGTGGACATTCTCAACTTCTACACGCCCGGCGTGATCCAGGAGATCCTCGACGGCAAGGTCTTCGAATTCGATCTCTCCCAGACCTTTTCGACCACGGCACTGACTCTCATGGCTGTCCCGATCTTCATGATCGTGCTCTCGACGACGCTGCCCGCCGCGGTGAGCCGCATCGCGAACCTCGTCGTGGCTTCGCTGTATCTCCCCGTCACGGCATTCAACGCGACGGGTGAGTCCTGGCTGCTCTTCTACGGCCTCGGCGTCGTCTTGGAAGTCATCCTGCTCGTGCTCATCCTGCGGTACGCCTGGACCTGGCCTCGCATCGCGCTTCCGGCGACCACCCCGAACCCTGCAACCGTTCGGGCACAGCAGCAAGCGTGA
- a CDS encoding alpha/beta hydrolase, translating into MHGLGEHAGRYEDTAGLFTAAGYSVLAMDYEGFGRSEGRRGDVRYQSTARAVDHLIAHERERTGGAPVVLYGHSLGGLYAFLYAVDRPGTDVAAVVVTGPAFDSELRNQRLKLAVVRTIGRTFATLALPNGLRFERVNRDPAVIAARRADPLVHGRATARFAIDVLAQMDRVASAATRVTVPLLVVHGDADLINPVAASRQVVDLVPAATLRICPGTYHGLEEEPEGPDILADVIAWIDRTLRGEKSDET; encoded by the coding sequence ATGCATGGTCTCGGCGAGCACGCCGGCCGCTACGAGGACACCGCTGGGCTGTTCACTGCGGCCGGCTACTCCGTACTCGCCATGGACTACGAAGGATTCGGGCGATCCGAAGGACGCCGCGGCGATGTCCGATACCAGTCGACAGCAAGGGCTGTGGACCATCTCATCGCGCACGAGCGCGAGCGAACAGGTGGCGCACCGGTAGTGCTGTACGGCCACAGCCTGGGCGGGCTCTACGCGTTCCTCTACGCGGTGGACCGGCCTGGAACGGATGTGGCCGCGGTGGTGGTGACCGGGCCGGCGTTCGATTCGGAGCTGCGGAACCAGCGGCTCAAGCTGGCCGTCGTCAGGACGATCGGCCGCACGTTCGCCACGCTGGCCTTGCCGAACGGGCTGCGGTTCGAGCGTGTGAATCGCGATCCCGCCGTGATCGCCGCGCGGCGCGCCGATCCGCTGGTCCACGGGCGAGCGACCGCGCGCTTCGCGATCGATGTCCTGGCACAGATGGATCGGGTGGCATCGGCTGCCACCCGAGTCACCGTACCGCTGCTCGTGGTGCACGGAGACGCCGATCTGATCAATCCGGTCGCCGCCAGCCGCCAGGTGGTCGACCTCGTGCCGGCGGCGACTCTGCGGATCTGTCCCGGCACCTACCACGGGTTGGAGGAGGAACCCGAGGGCCCGGACATCCTGGCCGACGTCATCGCCTGGATCGACCGGACGCTGCGCGGCGAGAAGTCCGACGAGACCTAG
- a CDS encoding helix-turn-helix transcriptional regulator, with protein MLEIEGPLGSLPRHSHHSVQVAIAHQGTFVIEDLQGRQLRTNAAIVPADQPHAFSAAGAWGVVAHVEPESSLGAELTSLVDDPSHVRAWQRAGQALTQGHRAYAEGRPRPPESTAHSLHPGVAAARTHLQAALDSRPVRLSDLAATVHLSESRLSHLFAQDLGITFRAYVRWLRLLRATAAVAQGRTLTEAAHLAGFTDSSHLTRTCRRTFGAPPTAFSTIRWEIQPI; from the coding sequence GTGCTCGAGATCGAGGGCCCGCTGGGCAGTCTGCCGCGACATTCTCACCACTCCGTGCAGGTGGCCATCGCCCACCAGGGGACGTTCGTCATCGAGGATCTCCAGGGCCGTCAGCTTCGGACCAACGCGGCGATCGTTCCCGCCGATCAGCCGCACGCGTTCAGCGCCGCCGGAGCCTGGGGCGTCGTGGCGCACGTCGAGCCAGAATCCTCCCTGGGTGCCGAGCTGACCTCGCTGGTGGACGATCCATCCCACGTTCGCGCCTGGCAGCGCGCGGGACAGGCCCTGACACAGGGTCACCGCGCGTACGCGGAAGGGCGCCCGCGCCCTCCCGAAAGCACCGCGCACTCACTTCATCCGGGAGTCGCCGCCGCGCGCACCCACCTTCAGGCCGCGCTGGACTCACGACCCGTCCGGCTTAGCGACCTCGCCGCGACCGTTCACCTGTCGGAGAGCCGGCTGTCCCATCTGTTCGCCCAGGATCTCGGCATCACCTTCCGGGCTTACGTCCGATGGCTCCGGCTGCTCCGGGCCACCGCGGCGGTCGCGCAGGGGCGGACGCTCACCGAGGCGGCGCACCTGGCCGGGTTCACCGACAGCTCCCATCTCACGCGGACGTGTCGCCGAACCTTCGGTGCCCCACCCACCGCGTTCAGCACCATCCGCTGGGAGATCCAGCCGATCTAG
- a CDS encoding serine/threonine-protein kinase — protein sequence MSVSEGMNFAGYRLERRLGMGGMGTVYLAQHPRLPRKDALKILSDGLTADPAFRERFLREATIAARLNHPNLVAVRDRGQHDGRLWIAMQYVDGVDLAQLIRRGPAALPLDRTVRIITEAAKGLDTLHRKGVLHRDVKPANILVAEQDGRLDRILVTDFGIARPADAPTASTGPGISATLAYAAPEQINGGAVDRRADVYALGCVLYELLTGSVPFPRDNPAAVMYAHLHEPPPALHKASLPPGFDTVIATALAKNPDERYQSCGALAAAVHAAAQGTVRLTAVTRPPVRRRRLAFGAAAAVVLLAATAAILGLSRTGTEHSPAAIPLGPQTGVDAVSWGAYTYVVQAFPELLPAWQFGAGYQEMWGCHPTDDRLKNVPIDVYVPIGRILCFGNSEPAKTIDVVCNADRTPIAPPPTYDRAEGSEQWTRSSSHGNLHWGTYLDRVKAPQLTGYLRVYFDDPDRSFCYLVVTGARDGTELRAAWWPEAPL from the coding sequence TTGAGCGTTTCTGAAGGCATGAATTTTGCCGGGTATCGCCTCGAGCGACGCCTCGGCATGGGCGGGATGGGCACGGTCTACCTGGCCCAGCATCCACGGCTCCCCCGCAAGGACGCGCTCAAGATACTGTCCGACGGGCTCACCGCCGACCCGGCGTTCCGAGAACGATTCCTGCGCGAGGCCACGATCGCGGCCCGGCTCAACCACCCGAATCTGGTCGCGGTGCGCGATCGCGGTCAGCATGACGGCCGCCTGTGGATCGCGATGCAGTACGTCGACGGTGTCGATCTCGCGCAGCTGATCCGGCGCGGTCCGGCCGCGCTGCCGCTGGACCGGACCGTCCGGATCATCACCGAGGCGGCCAAGGGCCTCGACACCCTGCACCGCAAGGGCGTGCTGCACCGGGACGTGAAACCGGCGAACATCCTTGTCGCCGAACAGGACGGCAGGCTCGACCGCATCCTGGTCACCGATTTCGGCATCGCCAGACCTGCCGACGCGCCCACCGCGTCGACCGGCCCCGGGATCAGCGCCACCCTCGCCTATGCCGCCCCCGAACAGATCAACGGCGGAGCGGTGGATCGCCGGGCCGACGTCTACGCGCTGGGCTGCGTGCTCTACGAACTCCTCACCGGGTCGGTGCCGTTCCCCCGCGACAACCCCGCCGCGGTGATGTACGCCCACCTGCACGAGCCGCCACCCGCGCTGCACAAGGCCTCGCTGCCACCGGGTTTCGACACGGTGATCGCGACTGCGCTGGCCAAGAACCCCGACGAGCGCTACCAGTCCTGCGGTGCGCTCGCCGCAGCGGTACATGCCGCGGCGCAGGGCACGGTCCGGCTCACTGCCGTCACCCGCCCGCCGGTCCGGCGCAGGCGGCTGGCGTTCGGCGCCGCGGCCGCTGTCGTCCTGCTCGCGGCCACGGCGGCGATCCTCGGACTGAGCCGCACCGGGACCGAGCACTCGCCCGCCGCGATCCCGCTCGGTCCGCAGACCGGCGTGGACGCGGTGTCGTGGGGTGCGTACACGTATGTGGTGCAGGCCTTTCCGGAGCTCCTGCCCGCTTGGCAGTTCGGGGCGGGATATCAGGAGATGTGGGGGTGCCACCCGACCGACGACCGGCTGAAGAACGTTCCCATCGACGTCTACGTACCGATCGGCCGAATCCTGTGTTTCGGCAACAGCGAGCCGGCCAAGACGATCGACGTGGTCTGCAACGCCGACCGTACGCCGATCGCGCCACCGCCCACCTACGATCGCGCCGAGGGCAGCGAACAGTGGACGAGATCGTCGAGCCACGGGAATCTGCACTGGGGAACCTATCTCGACCGGGTGAAGGCGCCACAGCTGACCGGCTACCTTCGCGTGTATTTCGACGATCCCGACCGCAGTTTCTGCTACCTCGTCGTCACCGGCGCACGCGACGGCACCGAACTGCGCGCCGCCTGGTGGCCGGAGGCACCGCTGTGA
- a CDS encoding DUF7373 family lipoprotein, whose amino-acid sequence MSFALGLTLAALTGCAVTGDPRPVPDPASLDVGPYSRYPLAAPTRGSEHYGRVIESVRLGELVANPARVDPALHVPRTRSGSDPLPTPAKAAALLADPVREVLERHGMLAGFTVGASDTRQFAIGSGRIVQITLLRFPDAATARQAATEIDSADAAMSPDNVAVTIPDHPAARAHWRPSVPTLAATMAVDSFVVTVLAGHTTPDLGVLTTLAGRVFLEQQPLLRDVTLTPPAAFADLPLDRDGMLGRMVPEAPGRWPYPVVITSEFAETAGWDGLVQPHGIILGPRAGHFASPAPEVPELTGLNRFDRLLRFADTATATTFFSGLQQDDPRSSVPPPAGMVDINCAEREGGAPMTRFSCRLRHGRYVAVVFSRDYQDVHHRAAAQYALLVNSE is encoded by the coding sequence ATGTCTTTCGCCCTCGGCCTGACCCTCGCGGCCCTCACCGGCTGCGCGGTGACCGGCGATCCGAGGCCGGTACCCGACCCCGCGAGCCTCGATGTGGGCCCGTACAGCCGGTATCCGCTCGCCGCGCCCACCCGCGGCAGCGAGCACTACGGCCGGGTGATCGAGTCGGTGCGGCTCGGCGAACTCGTCGCGAATCCCGCTCGGGTCGATCCCGCGCTGCACGTCCCGCGCACGCGATCGGGCTCGGACCCGCTGCCGACTCCCGCCAAAGCGGCAGCGCTGCTGGCGGATCCGGTTCGTGAGGTGCTGGAACGACACGGCATGCTCGCCGGATTCACCGTGGGCGCCAGCGATACGCGCCAGTTCGCGATCGGCAGTGGCCGGATCGTGCAGATCACCCTGCTGCGTTTCCCCGACGCGGCGACCGCGCGCCAGGCGGCGACCGAGATCGACTCCGCCGACGCGGCGATGAGCCCCGACAATGTCGCGGTCACGATTCCGGACCACCCGGCGGCGCGGGCGCACTGGCGTCCGTCGGTGCCGACGCTGGCGGCGACGATGGCCGTCGACTCCTTCGTCGTCACCGTGCTCGCCGGGCACACCACACCGGACCTCGGCGTTCTGACGACACTGGCGGGCAGGGTCTTCCTCGAGCAGCAGCCCTTGCTGCGCGATGTCACGCTCACCCCGCCGGCGGCTTTCGCCGACCTGCCGCTGGACCGCGACGGCATGCTGGGCCGCATGGTGCCGGAGGCGCCGGGGCGCTGGCCGTATCCGGTGGTCATCACGTCCGAATTCGCGGAAACCGCGGGTTGGGACGGTTTGGTGCAGCCGCACGGCATCATTCTCGGTCCGCGCGCGGGCCACTTCGCCAGCCCCGCCCCCGAGGTCCCCGAATTGACCGGCCTCAACCGGTTCGATCGGTTGCTGCGCTTCGCCGACACGGCGACCGCGACCACCTTCTTCTCGGGCCTGCAGCAGGACGATCCGAGGTCCTCGGTGCCGCCGCCGGCGGGCATGGTCGACATCAACTGCGCGGAGAGGGAGGGCGGTGCGCCGATGACCCGGTTCAGCTGCCGCCTCCGGCACGGCCGCTATGTCGCGGTGGTCTTCAGTCGCGACTACCAGGACGTGCACCATCGAGCGGCGGCGCAATACGCGCTGCTGGTGAACAGCGAGTAG
- a CDS encoding serine/threonine-protein kinase: protein MSGTLSPGALFAGYRIERVLGAGGMGTVYVATHPRLPRRDALKVLPENAGAGAEFHARFLREAELSARLDHPNVVSVYDRGVEDGQLWIAMEFVDGTDVAALLRRESALPPARAVHIVTETARGLDEAHRNGLLHRDVKPANILLEPADDAPERVLVADFGIARAAGDGTALTAVGTVVATLAYAAPELLTEQRVDHRADVYALGCTLFELLTGAKPFPRDSVVAVMQAHLMAPPPRATASRPDLPPPIDAVLARAMAKNPEERYSSCGALAAAAAAAFGVAVEQTVVASPPPMPPPVDVTVAPPPAPTVVNQTPRQAHRWLRYAAAAAAVVAFVAATTVAVVLTRDRGEQAASPAAPTTAAGVTWGRYSFIVDALPQLLPATPTRTGHQGIRCAAIARGADGITQQADLDVLPDPIARITCTGDENPVRDVYVECSTNRSPYSLVDEPGVVLLGDHTWNRASGRGRITWSTLALSSGDIGTIGLSFDEPTRNFCMVVVSGGKTGQDLYDRWWPNAPF from the coding sequence ATGTCCGGAACACTTTCCCCAGGAGCGCTTTTCGCCGGATACCGGATCGAGCGCGTGCTCGGTGCCGGCGGTATGGGCACGGTGTACGTGGCCACGCATCCACGGCTGCCCCGCCGCGACGCGCTCAAGGTGCTGCCCGAGAATGCCGGTGCCGGTGCGGAATTCCACGCGCGCTTCCTGCGCGAGGCCGAACTGAGCGCGCGGCTGGACCATCCGAACGTCGTGTCGGTGTACGACCGTGGCGTCGAGGACGGTCAGCTGTGGATCGCCATGGAATTCGTCGACGGTACCGATGTGGCCGCGTTGCTGCGGCGCGAGTCGGCGCTGCCGCCGGCGCGCGCCGTGCACATCGTCACCGAGACCGCCCGTGGGCTGGACGAGGCGCACCGCAACGGCCTGCTGCACCGCGACGTGAAACCCGCCAACATCCTGCTCGAACCCGCCGACGACGCGCCCGAGCGGGTGCTCGTGGCCGATTTCGGCATCGCCAGGGCGGCCGGTGACGGCACCGCGTTGACCGCCGTCGGGACGGTCGTGGCGACCCTGGCCTACGCCGCGCCGGAACTGCTGACCGAGCAACGCGTCGATCACCGCGCCGACGTGTACGCCCTCGGCTGCACTCTGTTCGAATTGCTCACCGGTGCGAAGCCGTTCCCCCGGGATTCGGTGGTCGCGGTGATGCAGGCGCACCTGATGGCGCCACCACCGCGCGCCACCGCGAGCCGACCGGACCTGCCGCCCCCGATCGATGCGGTCCTGGCGCGCGCCATGGCGAAGAATCCGGAGGAGCGCTATTCCTCCTGCGGTGCCCTCGCCGCGGCCGCGGCAGCGGCTTTCGGCGTCGCGGTGGAGCAGACCGTCGTGGCGTCCCCACCGCCGATGCCGCCGCCCGTGGATGTCACCGTCGCGCCCCCGCCGGCTCCCACAGTGGTGAATCAGACTCCGCGACAGGCACATCGATGGCTGCGATACGCCGCCGCCGCGGCTGCGGTCGTCGCCTTCGTGGCGGCGACGACCGTCGCGGTGGTGCTCACCCGCGACCGCGGCGAGCAGGCGGCGAGCCCCGCCGCGCCGACCACAGCGGCCGGAGTGACCTGGGGCCGCTACTCCTTCATCGTCGACGCGCTGCCCCAGCTGCTGCCCGCCACGCCCACGCGAACCGGGCATCAGGGCATCCGCTGCGCCGCCATCGCCCGGGGCGCGGACGGCATCACCCAGCAGGCCGATCTCGACGTGCTGCCCGATCCCATCGCCCGCATCACATGCACGGGCGATGAGAATCCCGTTCGCGATGTCTACGTGGAATGTTCGACGAACCGGAGCCCCTACAGTCTGGTGGACGAACCGGGGGTCGTGCTCCTCGGTGACCACACCTGGAATCGGGCGTCCGGGCGCGGCCGGATCACCTGGTCGACCTTGGCGCTCTCCAGCGGCGATATCGGCACGATCGGGCTCTCCTTCGACGAACCGACCCGCAACTTCTGCATGGTCGTCGTGAGTGGCGGCAAGACCGGCCAGGACCTCTACGACCGGTGGTGGCCGAATGCGCCGTTCTGA
- a CDS encoding serine/threonine-protein kinase, which translates to MTVSDDTEFAGYRIERRLGAGGMGEVFLARHPRLPRNDAVKILSERHAGDAEFRARFLREAEVAVRLQHPNVVAVRDRGEHEDQLWIAMQFVDGGDVAELIRREGALPVERALRILADAADGLDEIHRVGLHHRDVKPANLLLTTEPGAPDRVLVTDFGIARSADGDGTLSEDAGFTATLAYAAPELISGDPVDHRADVYSLGCTLYQLLTGEVPFPRSSPAAVMYAHLSEPPPRPSSANSRVPAALDAVIATALAKDPAQRYQSCGALAAAARAACAPVARPPRRPWWFAAAAIVTTIAVAVVVSLAVGSDGDDPAVTVAEPTGVATNAGAWGAAAMAAQALPRLLPVAPAAVGYQDMHDCVHADGDGNLLPIDQQAAISGVSCLGDRDPAELVTVMCRTDRTEIAGYTADIVIEGEQRWARGADTGKVRWGTITTTDGFPMGRLDAIFDGPDRNFCRLRVSGGESGSALWERWWPDAPLGQR; encoded by the coding sequence GTGACGGTTTCGGACGACACGGAATTCGCCGGCTACCGCATCGAGCGGCGGCTCGGCGCGGGGGGAATGGGTGAGGTCTTCCTGGCCCGTCATCCCCGGCTGCCCCGCAACGACGCGGTGAAGATCCTGTCCGAGCGGCACGCGGGCGACGCCGAGTTCCGCGCGAGGTTCCTGCGCGAGGCCGAAGTCGCGGTGCGGCTGCAGCATCCGAATGTGGTCGCGGTGCGTGACCGCGGCGAACACGAGGATCAGCTGTGGATCGCCATGCAGTTCGTCGACGGCGGCGACGTGGCGGAGCTGATCCGGCGCGAGGGCGCCCTCCCGGTCGAGCGCGCGCTGCGGATTCTGGCCGACGCCGCCGACGGCCTCGACGAGATCCACCGGGTCGGCCTGCACCATCGTGACGTCAAGCCGGCGAACCTGCTGCTCACCACCGAACCGGGCGCGCCGGATCGGGTGCTGGTCACCGACTTCGGGATCGCGCGGTCGGCCGACGGCGACGGAACACTGTCCGAGGACGCGGGTTTCACCGCGACCCTGGCCTATGCCGCACCCGAACTGATCAGCGGCGACCCCGTCGATCACCGGGCCGATGTGTACTCGCTGGGGTGCACGCTGTACCAGCTGCTCACCGGGGAGGTGCCCTTTCCCCGCAGCAGTCCGGCGGCGGTGATGTACGCGCACCTGTCCGAGCCGCCACCGCGCCCCTCGTCCGCGAACAGCCGGGTACCGGCCGCGTTGGACGCGGTGATCGCCACGGCACTGGCCAAGGACCCGGCGCAGCGCTATCAGAGCTGCGGCGCGCTGGCCGCGGCGGCACGCGCCGCGTGCGCACCCGTCGCGCGGCCGCCGCGGCGGCCCTGGTGGTTCGCCGCCGCGGCGATCGTGACGACAATCGCTGTGGCGGTGGTTGTTTCGCTGGCCGTGGGCTCCGACGGCGACGACCCCGCTGTCACGGTCGCCGAGCCGACCGGCGTCGCCACGAACGCCGGGGCGTGGGGTGCGGCGGCCATGGCGGCCCAGGCGCTTCCGCGCCTGCTGCCCGTCGCGCCCGCGGCCGTCGGCTACCAGGACATGCACGACTGCGTTCACGCCGACGGCGACGGCAACCTGCTGCCCATCGACCAGCAGGCCGCGATCAGCGGAGTGTCCTGCCTCGGCGATCGCGACCCCGCCGAGCTGGTGACGGTGATGTGCCGGACCGACCGCACCGAGATCGCCGGTTACACCGCCGACATCGTCATCGAGGGCGAGCAGCGGTGGGCCCGCGGCGCGGACACGGGCAAGGTGCGCTGGGGAACCATCACGACCACCGACGGCTTCCCGATGGGCCGTCTCGACGCGATCTTCGACGGTCCCGACCGGAACTTCTGCCGCCTGCGGGTCTCCGGTGGAGAGTCGGGCTCGGCGTTGTGGGAACGCTGGTGGCCGGACGCGCCACTGGGGCAGAGATAG